From the genome of Anopheles moucheti chromosome 3, idAnoMoucSN_F20_07, whole genome shotgun sequence, one region includes:
- the LOC128305222 gene encoding protein son of sevenless has translation MFSGSSHVSITDAADYDFENTENAAKWRGLFISSLRKVLEQVHPSLQAREDALLYVESLCLRLLATLCAKPPPHTVMDVEERISRTFPNPIDRWALGEARETIDKSKKKKPVLPVDRVHTLLQKEVLQYKIDSSVSLFLVAVLEYISADILKLAGYYVKNIRHIEITRQDIEIAMCADKVLMDMFYQGESSNSMAPSPLPPTPRASLSYEEVVKELIHDEKQYQRDLHMIIRVFREELVKIVKDPKELDLIFSNIIDIYEVSVTLLGSLEDVIEMSQEQTPPCIGSCFEELAEAAEFDVYAKYAKDITSVIAKEALANLLARPEVASSLMSAGHGFKEAVKFYLPKLLLGPIGHAQLYLDYIKVLLQLSPSQEDKESFEQVQGLLKPLQCELQSISSLLPKEYFTRVNSRARRQSAIEKTRDLQNTVEHWDKDVGQCCNEFIREDTLAKLSSGKRQTERKVFLFDGLLVLCKARRQIVPGNNYDYRQKERFFMRKVEIIDRADTDELKHAFEISPREQQSVVLITKNAQHKNDWMADLIMLNTKSMLERILDSILLDIEKKHPLKLPSPEIYKFAVPDSPSNIVLEEREGTGVPLIKGATLCKLIERLTYHIYADPMFVRTFLTTYRSFCSPKELLQLLVERFDIPDPAVVYDPAAEKELAGGDTDKFHKNSQREDWKRYKKEYVQPVQFRVLNVLRHWVDHHFYDFERDSELLESLERFLETVRGKSMRKWVDSVMKIVQRKNESEDNHRQITFAFGHSPPAIEHHLPLNNENEFNLLMLHPLELARQLTLLEFEMYKNVKPSELVGSVWTGKDKETTSPNLLKIMHHTTNFTRWIEKSIIEAENFEERVAMASRAIEVMMVLQDLNNFNGVLSIVSAFQGAAVHRLKLTLEDIPKRQQQVLGECRELNNAHFKKYQEKLRSINPPCVPFFGMYLTNILHIEEGNPDFLPNTELINFSKRRRVAEITGEIQQYQNQPYCLKVDPSIRHFLENLDPFKGMSITEIQNYLYEESKRIEPKNCRQPLKFPRKWPDIPLKSPGIKPSSRRNNSSANSSMTLPGTLPYSKTSLLANSDTGEQSPPASSSSSVHDYSIFASVNIHSSSSGTSSLSSLYYQQQQQHLQLQQQFQQHQQQQHSSLYHSQQGAVGGSSSMGSGSAGSSQYSHHSAHHPHQQQYLHHHHPHYHHPHHYQPSFSQSIANLTTAGGDNQMAPEIPRRSDSIILTNTNQLLTGSGCLSESSGSYNGGKLLPSPRYPSASMTTLSSGLSCSTAPSAGTGGIGVGASSYSIGGSLYSGSSSEASGYGTASSVTSSSAASIVSISHNDGNAQHQPAATVAMTHPDIPPAISPRTDKPQPLHPPPPPPPQYACGSPGANGGNGSNSTTGTILANTTTVTTSITNSTSSNFRHNTSNTIKNQNCDFTYTIPAGGTACCSSANSGAPPSSNSTGRPSSCEHSPVFPSSPKIQLQHNHPSAGTTSPCQHHHLHQHPAATQHTDTTAIDGGIPYPIQYNSNSNASPSASSGHPCQQCNNGSGGAAVGDSSGGLPNNADFGPIPISPHVNVPNTHNVLPPMPPPLPPRVKRKESSMESSQSSQIRQAPDAPRLPPRDVSPPPIPPRIHPQSHYHFGVAGQTGTTLLLNYTQSPGACIGTTGVGGNFPMDSSNWNHSSLHTKDESASSSSSSSTLTRDNLNQHNQHSIGGTTASSSNSSSMEQRLLMLPHTSTIMMRRNSAMDRAAKENIPNIATSSSLSGLSTIAAGAVTASGNTVGGGSGTTMNSSGPSGSSGTSVGSSPSAIKNKSVQNSPSSGHQQQPNVLCRRASTNISPRFSPGETTPKLPPKPKQNSISSDRTMFPYPSTN, from the exons GTACTGATGGACATGTTCTATCAGGGTGAAAGTTCCAACTCGATGGCGCCGAGTCCGCTTCCACCAACACCCCGTGCCAGCCTCAGCTACGAGGAAGTTGTAAAGGAACTTATACACGACGAGAAACAGTATCAACGGGATCTGCACATGATTATCCGAGTATTCCGGGAGGAGCTAGTTAAGATAGTTAAGGATCCAAAA GAGCTGgatttaatattttccaaCATAATAGACATTTATGAAGTTTCGGTGACGTTGCTGGGATCGCTCGAAGATGTGATAGAAATGTCCCAGGAACAAACGCCACCGTGTATTGGTAGCTGTTTTGAAG AACTGGCGGAAGCGGCTGAGTTCGACGTGTATGCTAAGTATGCAAAAGATATTACATCGGTGATTGCAAAAGAAGCACTAGCCAATTTATTAGCACGACCGGAGGTA GCCAGTTCACTGATGTCAGCCGGACATGGTTTCAAGGAGGCGGTCAAATTTTACCTACCAAAACTACTATTAGGGCCTATCGGGCATGCGCAGTTATATTTGGATTATATTAAGGTTTTACTTCAGCTGAGTCCCTCGCAGGAGGACAAGGAGAGCTTTGAGCAGGTGCAAGGCTTACTGAAACCGCTGCAGTGCGAGCTGCAAAGTATTTCATCGCTCCTGCCAAA AGAATACTTTACCAGGGTGAACAGTCGTGCTCGGAGGCAATCGGCGATAGAGAAAACGCGCGATCTTCAAAACACGGTTGAACACTGGGATAAGGACGTGGGACAGTGCTGTAACGAGTTCATCCGGGAGGATACACTGGCAAAGCTGAGCTCGGGGAAGCGGCAAACCGAACgcaaggtttttttgttcgatggATTGCTGGTGCTGTGTAAAGCACGGCGCCAAATTGTCCCGGGTAATAACTACGACTACCGGCAGAAGGAACGGTTCTTCATGCGGAAGGTTGAAATCATTGACCGGGCCGACACGGACGAGCTGAAGCATGCGTTCGAGATCTCACCCCGAGAGCAGCAGAGCGTTGTACTTATTACAAAGAACGCCCAGCATAAAAACGACTGGATGGCAGATCTGATTATGCTGAACACTAAGTCAATGCTGGAGCGTATTTTGGACAGTATCCTGCTAGATATCGAGAAGAAACATCCGTTAAAGTTGCCAAGCCCGGAAATTTATAAGTTTGCTGTTCCAGACAGTCCTTCGAACATTGTGCTGGAGGAGCGTGAAGGCACTGGGGTTCCACTGATCAAGGGTGCAACACTGTGTAAGCTGATCGAACGTTTGACCTACCACATATACGCCGATCCAATGTTTGTGCGTACCTTTCTTACCACTTACCGGTCGTTCTGTTCGCCGAAGGAACTGTTACAGCTGCTAGTGGAACGTTTCGACATTCCCGATCCGGCCGTCGTGTACGATCCGGCGGCAGAAAAAGAATTAGCCGGCGGTGATACGGACAAATTCCACAAAAACTCACAGCGAGAGGATTGGAAACGATACAAGAAGGAGTACGTACAGCCGGTACAGTTTCGTGTGCTGAACGTGCTACGACACTGGGTCGATCATCATTTTTACGACTTTGAACGAGATTCCGAGCTACTCGAGTCGCTTGAAAGGTTTCTGGAAACCGTGCGCGGTAAATCGATGCGAAAGTGGGTTGATTCGGTGATGAAGATCGTTCAACGAAAG AACGAAAGTGAGGACAATCACCGGCAGATAACGTTTGCATTTGGTCATAGTCCGCCGGCGATTGAGCATCATCTGCCTCTGAACAATGAGAATGAGTTCAACCTGCTTATGTTGCATCCACTCGAGCTGGCACGACAGTTGACTCTGCTAGAGTTTGAAATGTACAAGAAT GTCAAACCCTCCGAACTGGTTGGCTCGGTGTGGACGGGGAAGGATAAAGAAACAACTAGTCctaatttattgaaaataatgCATCACACCACAAAT TTTACACGGTGGATCGAGAAATCGATTATTGAGGCGGAAAACTTCGAAGAGCGCGTGGCGATGGCCAGCCGTGCAATCgaggtgatgatggtgctgcaAGATTTGAATAACTTCAACGGTGTGTTGTCGATCGTGTCCGCCTTTCAAGGTGCGGCCGTCCACCGGCTCAAGCTAACACTCGAAGATATTCCAAAGCGTCAACAGCAGGTGCTGGGCGAATGTCGCGAGCTGAACAACGCGCACTTCAAGAAGTACCAGGAAAAACTGCGCTCAATCAATCCTCCCTGTGTGCCATTCTTCGGTATGTATCTCACCAACATTCTGCACATCGAGGAAGGCAATCCAGACTTCCTGCCCAACACCGAGCTGATCAACTTCTCCAAGAGAAGAAGGGTGGCCGAAATTACTGGTGAAATACAGCAATATCAGAATCAACCATACTGTTTAAAAGTCGATCCTAGCATAAGG CATTTCCTAGAAAATTTAGACCCTTTTAAAGGCATGAGCATTACGGAAATACAAAACTATCTGTACGAAGAAAGCAAGCGAATTGAGCCGAAAAATTGTCGTCAGCCTTTGAAATTC CCTCGTAAATGGCCGGACATTCCATTAAAATCGCCCGGTATCAAGCCATCGTCGAGACGCAATAACAGTTCCGCCAACTCCTCGATGACTCTACCCGGCACGCTACCATACAGCAAAACGTCCTTGCTGGCAAACAGTGATACAGGCGAACAATCGCCACCGGCTTCATCGTCCTCGTCCGTGCATGACTATTCGATCTTCGCCTCGGTCAACATACACTCGTCATCTTCCGGGACGTCTTCGCTTTCATCGCTATActaccaacaacagcagcaacatcttCAACTACAACAGCAGtttcagcaacatcagcaacagcaacattcTTCCTTATACCATAGCCAACAAGGTGCGGTCGGAGGCAGTAGTAGCATGGGGAGCGGTAGTGCCGGCTCGTCCCAGTACTCACATCACAGTGCACACCATccacatcagcagcagtacctgcaccatcatcacccCCATTACCACCATCCTCATCACTATCAGCCGAGCTTCTCGCAGTCGATAGCGAATCTAACGACAGCCGGCGGCGACAACCAAATGGCACCGGAGATACCGCGCCGCTCGGACAGTATTATACTGACCAACACAAACCAGCTGCTAACCGGAAGTGGCTGCCTATCGGAAAGCAGTGGTAGCTACAATGGTGGCAAACTATTGCCCAGTCCGCGCTATCCTTCCGCCTCGATGACAACGCTTTCGTCAGGTTTATCCTGTTCAACGGCACCCTCAGCTGGTACCGGTGGAATAGGCGTTGGTGCCTCCAGCTACTCAATCGGGGGCAGTCTGTACAGTGGTTCTAGCAGTGAAG CCTCGGGGTACGGTACTGCTAGCTCAGTAACGTCATCGTCGGCCGCCAGTATTGTCTCAATTTCTCATAATGATGGAAATGCGCAACATCAACCTGCTGCGACAGTGGCGATGACTCATCCCGACATTCCGCCAGCGATCAGTCCACGGACTGATAAACCCCAACCGTtacatccaccaccacccccacctCCACAGTATGCTTGTGGAAGTCCGGGAGCGAATGGGGGTAACGGTAGCAACAGCACCACCGGTACAATACTGGCTAACACAACAACCGTAACAACATCGATCACAAATAGTACTAGCAGTAACTTTAGACATAATACATCCAATACTATCAA AAATCAAAACTGTGATTTTACTTACACCATCCCAGCCGGCGGCACCGCGTGCTGCAGTTCCGCAAATAGTGGAGCGCCTCCGTCATCAAATTCCACTGGCCGGCCATCGTCTTGTGAGCACTCACCTGTATTTCCTTCCAGTCCGAAAATCCAACTCCAGCATAATCATCCCTCTGCGGGAACGACTTCACCctgccagcaccaccacctgCACCAGCATCCCGccgcaacacaacacaccgacACGACGGCGATCGATGGTGGTATTCCCTATCCGATCCAGTACAATAGTAATAGCAACGCATCACCTTCTGCTAGTAGCGGCCATCCGTGTCAACAGTGCAACAACGGAAGTGGTGGCGCTGCAGTCGGTGACAGCAGTGGTGGCTTGCCGAACAATGCCGACTTTGGTCCCATACCGATCTCACCGCATGTCAACGTACCAAATACACATAATGTCCTACCACCCATGCCGCCTCCACTACCTCCTAGGGTTAAACGAAAAGAATCTTCCATGGAATCGTCCCAGTCGTCTCAAATACGGCAGGCACCGGATGCACCGAGG ctaCCACCGAGAGACGTTAGTCCACCACCGATACCACCAAGGATTCATCCCCAATCGCACTACCATTTCGGTGTAGCTGGTCAGACTGGTACGACGCTACTTCTCAACTACACACAAAGTCCGGGAGCGTGCATCGGTACCACCGGTGTTGGTGGTAATTTCCCAATGGACAGCTCCAACTGGAACCATTCCTCGCTGCATACG AAGGATGAATCGGCGTCTTCGTCGTCTTCCTCGTCGACGCTAACGAGAGACAATTTAAACCAGCACAATCAGCATAGCATCGGCGGAACGACGGCAagtagcagcaacagtagcagTATGGAGCAGCGTTTGCTAATGCTTCCGCACACCAGCACGATCATGATGCGTCGTAACTCCGCGATGGATCGTGCGGCGAAGGAAAACATTCCTAATATTGCCACCTCGAGCTCGCTGTCGGGACTGTCGACTATCGCGGCCGGTGCTGTAACGGCTTCGGGGAACACGGTCGGCGGTGGTAGCGGCACGACGATGAATTCCAGCGGTCCTAGCGGTTCCTCTGGTACTTCCGTTGGTAGCAGTCCGTCagcgataaaaaataaatcggTTCAGAATTCACCCAGCTCGGGACATCAGCAACAGCCGAATGTACTTTGTCGTAGGGCCAG TACAAACATCTCGCCACGCTTTTCGCCTGGAGAAACGACGCCAAAACTACCACCTAAACCGAAACAGAACAGCATTAGCTCAG ATCGTACAATGTTTCCCTATCCCAGTACGAACTGA
- the LOC128305223 gene encoding mRNA-decapping enzyme 1A has product MADQTELRMNLVAIKRVDPYAKDIINSSAHVALYVFNNAENEWEKTDIEGALFIYSRFAEPYHSIFINNRLNTNSLVEPIRGQIELQSKPPFLLYKNERSRIRGFWFYNNSECDRIGEVIQKLVTDCGDGGGGGGGNEHRPPMNGGGEPAPSGIYPSGGAMNGSGGDGENNSVDIFTMLTKAQEDFQNNAPKPMEHPVMNHQPIIMGNHPGPGIAIPQQHQQQQQLQHQQQQPITNQNAPRSVVNFFAAAKQPAASEVPLFKTHAPVHTLEQIEKQHRATTPQKDATTGKVTPDVTEFEHSFKRMGIPIVTGGGNNGPQTPSTGISELGTSPLATFINAANLSAAMRANHHQPVVPKTKLIEISELESRQSAQQQQQQQQQTPLHELLKKSDPIGGNGTTGGVATVVKPALMPPTMFKPTASPAAAQEALSSLLLGATTNPSTNSPAGVSKQQQQQHQSNAGGTPGGQTKSGATPGSTPHSTTGGKQQQRSGTGSKQRDGAASGITPPKAAASANVTASSKMMFDILSEAKTNSNLINNNNATGTVGVEPLTQNQLIQAVSYLIKHDPDFVRKLHEAYVKSFTEMISN; this is encoded by the coding sequence ATGGCTGATCAGACAGAGCTGCGAATGAATCTGGTGGCGATCAAGCGGGTCGACCCGTACGCAAAGGACATCATCAACTCGTCCGCACACGTCGCACTGTACGTGTTTAACAATGCGGAGAATGAGTGGGAAAAGACGGACATCGAGGGGGCACTGTTCATTTACAGCCGCTTTGCCGAACCGTACCACAGCATTTTCATCAACAATCGGCTCAACACGAACTCGCTGGTCGAACCGATCCGGGGTCAGATAGAGCTGCAGTCGAAACCACCGTTTCTGCTCTACAAGAACGAGCGGTCCCGTATCCGTGGCTTTTGGTTTTATAACAATTCCGAATGCGATCGTATCGGTGAGGTCATTCAGAAGCTTGTGACCGATtgcggtgatggtggtggtggtggtggtggtaatgaGCACCGGCCACCAATGAATGGAGGTGGCGAACCCGCACCATCCGGGATCTATCCTAGTGGTGGTGCAATGAACGGTTCCGGCGGTGATGGGGAAAACAACAGTGTGGACATATTCACGATGCTCACGAAAGCGCAGGAAGATTTCCAGAACAATGCGCCCAAACCGATGGAACATCCGGTAATGAACCATCAGCCGATCATTATGGGCAATCATCCTGGTCCAGGCATTGCGATCccacagcagcatcagcagcaacaacagcttcagcaccaacaacagcagccaATCACGAATCAGAACGCTCCGCGTAGTGTGGTGAACTTTTTCGCCGCAGCTAAACAACCGGCCGCTTCGGAAGTGCCACTGTTCAAGACGCATGCCCCGGTCCATACACTCGAGCAGATCGAGAAGCAGCATCGTGCCACCACGCCGCAGAAGGATGCGACCACCGGCAAGGTGACACCGGATGTGACTGAGTTCGAGCACAGTTTCAAGCGGATGGGCATTCCAATCGTAACCGGTGGTGGGAACAATGGACCACAGACACCTTCTACCGGGATCTCGGAGCTCGGTACCTCGCCACTGGCAACGTTTATCAACGCTGCGAACCTGTCCGCAGCGATGCGGGCCAATCATCACCAACCGGTCGTACCGAAGACGAAACTGATCGAAATCAGTGAACTGGAATCGCGACAAagtgcgcaacagcagcagcaacaacagcaacaaacgccACTCCACGAACTGTTGAAAAAATCGGATCCCATCGGAGGCAATGGGACGACGGGAGGCGTAGCGACGGTCGTGAAGCCAGCGCTGATGCCACCAACCATGTTTAAACCGACCGCGTCACCGGCCGCGGCACAGGAAGCGTTGAGCAGTCTGCTGCTCGGTGCAACCACGAATCCCAGTACGAACTCACCAGCGGGCGtctcgaagcagcagcagcagcagcatcagagCAACGCTGGTGGTACCCCGGGAGGACAAACGAAATCGGGCGCCACACCCGGCAGTACACCGCATTCCACCACGGGCGGTAAGCAGCAGCAAAGGTCGGGCACGGGTAGTAAGCAACGGGATGGAGCGGCTAGTGGGATCACCCCACCGAAAGCTGCCGCCTCCGCCAACGTCACGGCATCATCCAAGATGATGTTCGATATTCTGTCCGAGGCTAAGACGAACAGTAACctgatcaacaacaacaacgcgaCCGGCACGGTAGGCGTGGAACCGCTCACCCAAAACCAGCTGATCCAAGCGGTCAGCTATCTGATCAAACACGATCCGGACTTTGTGCGGAAGCTTCACGAAGCGTACGTTAAGTCTTTCACCGAAATGATATCGAACTAG